The following are encoded in a window of Trichocoleus sp. FACHB-46 genomic DNA:
- a CDS encoding alpha/beta fold hydrolase: MNTQLIEKQIHFAGCNVSYLIGGPITATPPILFVHGWGVSVEPYQEMLSLLAQRYRVIAPYLPNLGKTTGPKSVWNYDDYTQFLIDFINILNLEKVHLIGHSLGGGISAQVSATLPGVVDSLVLIDSTGIPSGTIPTVLPRRLVEMLGQMPQARLPQLQQIFQAFTYNCFFHLQNVVETLKVALEGDLKPLLPQIQAPCLLLWGGQDLTTPLSVAQEFLGHIPNSQLVVVDEGFHEWNLFLVEKSSSIILNFLDGIEAKQQGGIKLDEFLIQR, from the coding sequence ATGAACACACAGTTAATTGAAAAGCAAATTCACTTCGCTGGATGCAATGTTTCCTATTTAATTGGGGGACCGATCACCGCTACACCACCAATCTTGTTTGTGCATGGCTGGGGCGTTTCGGTAGAACCCTATCAAGAGATGCTGAGCCTCTTGGCCCAACGGTATCGGGTGATCGCTCCCTACTTACCCAATCTGGGCAAAACAACGGGACCAAAATCTGTCTGGAATTACGATGATTACACCCAATTTTTAATCGACTTTATTAACATTCTTAATTTAGAAAAAGTGCATCTGATCGGTCACTCCCTAGGCGGTGGCATTTCGGCCCAAGTTTCCGCCACGCTGCCTGGTGTCGTAGATAGCTTGGTGTTGATTGATAGCACAGGGATTCCTTCTGGCACTATTCCAACTGTGTTGCCGCGTCGCTTGGTGGAAATGTTAGGTCAGATGCCTCAAGCTCGGTTGCCGCAGCTTCAGCAGATTTTTCAAGCTTTTACATACAACTGTTTCTTTCATCTCCAGAATGTCGTTGAAACCCTGAAGGTAGCTTTGGAAGGAGACCTGAAACCGTTACTTCCCCAGATCCAAGCGCCTTGTCTCTTACTTTGGGGTGGTCAGGATTTAACAACCCCTCTAAGCGTGGCTCAAGAGTTTTTAGGTCATATCCCTAACTCTCAGCTTGTTGTCGTTGACGAAGGATTTCATGAATGGAATTTATTCCTTGTGGAAAAATCTAGCAGCATTATCTTGAATTTTCTGGATGGCATCGAAGCAAAGCAGCAGGGAGGTATAAAGCTTGATGAGTTCCTTATTCAGCGTTGA
- a CDS encoding pentapeptide repeat-containing protein translates to MNVNELLKRYTAGEKDFGAIELPKAPLQAVILRGISLKGADLVGANLSGADLSGADLSGANLTGANLTGAILSRARLIDAILRVANLTRADLVKADLSRANLVGAKLKAANLVQANLSRASLGEADLHGANLYQANLRRAHLYEADLIGATLQGVDLSSADLLGASLIRADLTDAILTAADLSHTQWTGINLTGAKLHGATLPEGMLALVQSYSLS, encoded by the coding sequence ATGAATGTGAATGAGCTGCTAAAGCGTTATACAGCGGGTGAGAAGGATTTTGGTGCCATAGAACTACCAAAAGCACCGCTACAGGCAGTCATTCTAAGGGGAATTAGCCTGAAAGGAGCTGATTTAGTAGGCGCGAACCTGAGTGGCGCTGATCTCAGCGGCGCTGACCTGAGTGGTGCTAACCTAACAGGCGCTAATTTAACGGGTGCCATTCTGAGCCGAGCCCGTTTGATAGACGCAATTTTGAGAGTGGCTAATTTGACCCGAGCTGATTTAGTCAAAGCTGATCTCAGTCGAGCTAATTTAGTAGGGGCGAAACTAAAAGCAGCAAACTTAGTTCAAGCCAATCTCAGCCGCGCTAGTTTAGGAGAAGCCGACTTACACGGAGCGAATCTGTATCAGGCTAATCTGCGACGGGCTCACTTATATGAAGCAGATCTGATTGGAGCAACGTTGCAAGGCGTAGATTTGAGCAGTGCTGACCTGCTAGGTGCCAGTTTAATCCGGGCTGACCTGACAGATGCTATTTTGACTGCCGCAGATTTAAGCCATACTCAATGGACAGGCATCAATCTAACAGGGGCGAAGTTGCATGGGGCTACGTTGCCAGAAGGAATGCTGGCTCTGGTGCAGTCCTACTCGCTGAGCTAG
- a CDS encoding DUF421 domain-containing protein has product MSSLFSVDWRELFVPNLSLVELFVRGSIVYLVLFGVLRSLPSRQLGSLAITDLLVVVLFAEAAQNAMARDYTSITEGAVLIGTVIFWSYALNWLGFRFPAVQQFLNPPPLLLVEKGKLLRRNLRRELITEDELMSQFRQQGIEELADVKAAYMEADGSVSVIPEKPRSVAYRTLKRDVVTKGAE; this is encoded by the coding sequence ATGAGTTCCTTATTCAGCGTTGATTGGCGAGAGCTATTTGTCCCTAACCTCTCTTTGGTTGAGCTTTTTGTGCGGGGTTCAATTGTTTATCTAGTGTTGTTTGGGGTTCTGCGATCGCTCCCCAGTCGGCAATTAGGCAGCTTGGCAATTACAGATTTGTTAGTCGTAGTTTTATTTGCTGAGGCTGCTCAGAACGCGATGGCGCGGGACTACACTTCCATTACAGAAGGGGCGGTTCTGATTGGCACCGTCATTTTTTGGAGCTACGCTCTCAATTGGTTAGGCTTTCGTTTTCCAGCGGTGCAGCAATTCCTCAATCCCCCACCCTTGCTCTTAGTTGAAAAAGGTAAACTGTTACGGCGCAACCTGCGGCGAGAACTGATCACCGAAGATGAATTAATGAGTCAATTTCGCCAACAAGGGATTGAAGAACTTGCAGATGTCAAGGCTGCTTATATGGAAGCGGATGGCAGTGTTAGTGTCATCCCAGAGAAGCCTCGATCTGTGGCTTATCGGACTTTGAAGCGTGACGTTGTGACCAAAGGAGCTGAATAG